From one Triticum aestivum cultivar Chinese Spring chromosome 4B, IWGSC CS RefSeq v2.1, whole genome shotgun sequence genomic stretch:
- the LOC123093866 gene encoding E3 ubiquitin-protein ligase SINA-like 10, whose amino-acid sequence MAKFSFADADADEDPPPAAAGSDKRKRDGSPAPDDGAAGGGPPPKARRLEVAGGEREERAVAGCGREVGRVGAGGDGNAMGISMRIDPDLLDCSICFEPLCPPLYQCQNGHVACLSCWSMLSNKCHVCSHDAIFARNIALEKIVESIKSSCAYAKWGCCELVSYTQRNTHEESCFFAPLMCPIPGCGYRGFTGRWSGHFLVDHHSADFLHFVYGQSFEVNLEASLPFLVLLGEDDHLFLLLNKNMTPFGHAFSVVCLRTGDLNWKFSYEIEAASTRNPENCMQLKASVTNAKEWEGLHPTESFLLVPYDFCSSTNITLSVSVGRSASV is encoded by the exons ATGGCCAAGTTCTCcttcgccgacgccgacgccgacgaagACCCTCCACCCGCCGCCGCTGGGTCcgacaagaggaagagggacggaAGTCCGGCGCCTGACGACGGCGCGGCCGGTGGAGGGCCGCCCCCCAAGGCCCGGAGACTGGAGGTCGCGGGCGGCGAGCGGGAGGAGAGGGCGGTGGCGGGGTGCGGTCGGGAGGTGGGGAGGGTCGGCGCCGGCGGGGATGGCAACGCGATGGGGATCAGCATGCGGATCGACCCGGACCTGCTCGACTGCTCCATCTGCTTCGAGCCCCTCTGCCCTCCCCTCTACCAG TGCCAAAATGGCCATGTAGCATGCTTGTCCTGCTGGTCCATGCTCAGCAACAAGTGTCATGTTTGTTCTCATGATGCGATCTTTGCACGGAACATTGCACTGGAGAAGATTGTCGAGTCAATCAAGTCCTCCTGCGCATATGCCAAGTGGGGCTGTTGCGAGTTGGTCAGCTACACGCAAAGAAACACTCATGAAGAATCTTGCTTCTTTGCTCCCTTGATGTGCCCTATTCCTGGCTGTGGATACAGAGGCTTCACAGGACGTTGGTCAGGCCACTTCCTCGTCGACCACCACAGTGCCGATTTCTTGCACTTCGTTTATGGCCAGTCATTTGAAGTGAACTTGGAGGCGTCCCTGCCTTTTCTTGTTCTTCTTGGAGAGGACGATCACCTCTTCCTGCTCCTGAACAAGAACATGACACCCTTCGGGCATGCCTTTTCCGTGGTTTGCCTCAGGACAGGCGATTTGAACTGGAAGTTCTCCTACGAAATCGAAGCGGCCAGTACGAGAAACCCTGAAAACTGCATGCAACTCAAGGCCTCTGTCACAAATGCAAAGGAGTGGGAAGGTCTGCACCCTACAGAATCCTTTCTTTTGGTTCCATATGATTTCTGCAGTTCTACTAACATAACACTCAGTGTCTCTGTTGGGAGGTCTGCTTCTGTATGA